The sequence GGTCGCATCGTATGCGACTGTCTTCTCGTATGTGAACGGAACCAGCGTTGCGACGATCAGCAACACAACCACCATACCCAGCCCGGCGATCATGCGAGGTCTTGACTTTATTCCACTTGAAATCCACGACATTAGAGTAATCTCCTTTACAGTCTCGGCCTCCACTCCGGAACGTATCCGGGCGAGAGGCGTGATGTTTTCGTTCTTAGTAGCTCTTGCGATCTTGAGTGCTGAAACGAGCTTTTTCGCAGATTCAGCCTCTTTCATACACGACGGGCAGTTCTGGATATGCTGCTGAGCTTCCCCGTCGATTTTCGCGCCCTCATTCAGAAGGCGTATCACTTCTCTGCAGCGCATACTGTCTCTCTCCTGTCTTATCAGCGGCATTTGATTCTGGAAGATATTTCTCTAATGCCTTTCGCATCTTTTTCCTTGCGCGGGACAATCGAGCCTTGATTGTCCCTTGCGGTTTGTTATGAAGTTCGGCCAGTTCGGCGATGCTCCAGCCTTCGACTTCGAAGAGGATGATAAGCGCTTTGTCTTCGGGACTGAGTGCCCCGAGTGCTCGATCGAGCAACCTCTTCCACGCGTGTGCTTTCGATGGATCGTCACCGACGCTCGATTCGACCCGGTCGAGCGGTACCGCAAGCCGCCACCATGGCTGGCGGCATCGGTTTTTGTGACGATTCACGATGATCCGGTAGATCCAGGGTCGAAAGGACTCCGGATCGCGCAACGTTGCGTGCTTCCTGAGGGCGATCAGCAACGAATCCTGATACAGATCGTCACCATCCTCCCTGCTCCCCGCGAGCTTCCGGCAGAAGCCTTCAGCTTCGGGGTGGAAAGGCTCAAGCATCTTCCAGAACTGTTCCGCCGTGTTCTTCATTCAACCCTTAGACACATTTTGAGGGTGGGAGGTTGCATTGGGTGGTGGAAATATAGTCAGGATGGTGGATTTGGCAAGCGTTGTAGGGCAGCGATCCGGAGTCACGCAGAGCGTGACGGAATGATCCTGCCTATTTCTTCGTTATGTTTTTCCAGACAATTGTCAGGATCTGCTCACTGACGTTCGCACCTTCTCTTCGCTCTGCTCGATCAGGCAAGGATCGCTGACCTGCTATGATGATTGTCAAGGGCTATTTGAGTCTACCTTGCATGTTTGAGTCTCTATATGGACGTTCTCCTTCGGTCTACTGATTCTGTTTGGCAGAAGTCCTTACAACCTGCTA comes from Candidatus Zixiibacteriota bacterium and encodes:
- a CDS encoding RNA polymerase sigma factor, yielding MKNTAEQFWKMLEPFHPEAEGFCRKLAGSREDGDDLYQDSLLIALRKHATLRDPESFRPWIYRIIVNRHKNRCRQPWWRLAVPLDRVESSVGDDPSKAHAWKRLLDRALGALSPEDKALIILFEVEGWSIAELAELHNKPQGTIKARLSRARKKMRKALEKYLPESNAADKTGERQYALQRSDTPSE